Proteins from a single region of Catenulispora acidiphila DSM 44928:
- a CDS encoding SulP family inorganic anion transporter produces the protein MSVLRSVPGVQAAATYRRRWLLKDLVAGVVLSTLLVPQGMAYAELAGLPPITGLYTSITCLLAYAVFGPSRVLVLGPDSSLGPMIAVAVLPLAAGGQDSARAVALASMLALMVAVLLIAGAAARLGFVADLLSKPTIMGYLNGLALTILVGQLPKLFGFKVSAEGLIREIGGFLRGLARGEAVGAAAAVGIVGVVVILVLQHWLPKAPAVLIMVLLSVAAASVFGLAGHGVSLVGELPRGFPPLTWPDVRWSDLGPLAGAAAGIVLVSLADTIATATAFAERTGQEVDGGKEMLGIGMANLAAGLFQGFPVSTSGSRTAVAERSGARTQLTGVVGAVLITLMIVLAPGLLRNLPQPALAAVVICASLSLADIPGTIRLWHQRRVEFALSAVAFLGVALLGVLPGIGIAVLLSILNVFRRAWQPAEAELGRIPGLRGYYDLDTHPTARPIPGLVIYRFAAPLIFANVKAFRNRVTRLARTADTRWVLVAAESMTDVDVTACDTLKELTEKLQERGVELFFAELQEPVWQKIERFEPGTIRPDHVFPTVHAAEDAFRAGRPNYQAPDAEESGLADGER, from the coding sequence GTGTCGGTCTTGCGCTCGGTGCCAGGCGTGCAGGCAGCTGCGACCTACCGGCGCCGCTGGCTCCTCAAGGACCTTGTCGCCGGAGTCGTTCTGAGCACCCTGCTCGTCCCGCAGGGCATGGCTTACGCGGAACTGGCCGGGCTGCCGCCGATCACCGGCCTCTACACGTCGATCACCTGCCTGCTCGCGTACGCGGTGTTCGGTCCCAGCCGGGTCCTGGTCCTGGGTCCGGACTCCTCGCTCGGGCCGATGATCGCCGTCGCCGTCCTGCCGCTGGCCGCCGGCGGCCAGGACAGCGCGCGCGCCGTCGCGCTGGCCTCGATGCTGGCGCTCATGGTCGCGGTGCTGCTGATCGCCGGCGCGGCCGCCCGGCTGGGCTTCGTGGCGGACCTGCTGTCCAAGCCCACGATCATGGGCTACCTGAACGGCCTGGCGCTCACCATCCTGGTCGGGCAGCTGCCCAAGCTGTTCGGCTTCAAGGTCAGCGCCGAAGGGCTCATCCGCGAGATCGGCGGCTTCCTGCGAGGGCTCGCGCGCGGCGAGGCGGTCGGGGCGGCCGCCGCCGTCGGGATCGTCGGGGTCGTGGTCATCCTCGTGCTGCAGCACTGGCTGCCGAAGGCGCCGGCCGTTCTGATCATGGTTCTGCTGTCCGTGGCCGCCGCCTCGGTGTTCGGCCTGGCCGGGCACGGGGTGAGCCTGGTCGGCGAGCTGCCCCGGGGGTTCCCCCCGCTGACGTGGCCGGACGTGCGCTGGTCCGACCTCGGCCCGCTGGCCGGCGCCGCCGCCGGCATCGTGCTGGTCTCGCTGGCCGACACCATCGCCACGGCCACGGCCTTCGCCGAGCGCACCGGCCAGGAGGTCGACGGCGGTAAGGAGATGCTCGGCATCGGGATGGCGAACCTGGCCGCCGGGCTCTTCCAGGGCTTCCCGGTCAGCACCAGCGGGTCCCGCACCGCGGTGGCCGAGCGCTCCGGCGCGCGCACCCAGCTGACCGGGGTGGTCGGCGCGGTGCTCATCACCTTGATGATCGTGCTGGCTCCGGGCCTGCTGCGGAACCTTCCCCAGCCGGCGCTGGCCGCCGTGGTGATCTGCGCCTCGCTGTCGCTGGCCGACATCCCCGGCACGATCCGGCTCTGGCACCAGCGCCGGGTCGAGTTCGCGCTCTCGGCGGTGGCGTTCCTCGGCGTCGCGCTGCTCGGCGTGCTTCCCGGCATCGGGATCGCGGTGCTGCTGTCGATCCTCAACGTCTTCCGGCGCGCGTGGCAGCCCGCCGAGGCCGAGCTCGGACGGATCCCCGGGCTTCGCGGATACTACGACCTGGACACCCATCCGACGGCGCGGCCCATCCCGGGCCTGGTGATCTACCGCTTCGCCGCGCCGCTGATCTTCGCCAACGTCAAGGCGTTCCGCAACCGGGTCACCCGGCTGGCCCGCACAGCTGACACCCGCTGGGTCCTGGTCGCGGCCGAGTCGATGACGGACGTCGACGTCACGGCATGCGACACGCTCAAAGAGCTCACCGAGAAGCTCCAGGAGCGGGGCGTCGAGCTGTTCTTCGCCGAGCTTCAGGAGCCGGTATGGCAGAAGATCGAACGGTTCGAGCCGGGGACGATCCGTCCGGACCACGTCTTCCCGACCGTCCACGCCGCGGAGGACGCCTTCCGGGCCGGACGGCCGAACTACCAGGCTCCCGATGCTGAAGAGTCCGGGCTCGCGGATGGAGAACGCTGA
- a CDS encoding diacylglycerol/lipid kinase family protein: protein MGSQRRAHRLARTAFALGLAAVGLLITATGLGGAVAVALIAVAALALAAVGGWWALTHHGIARAAGLVIAIGALVAMVVLYAGSTVRWLVVLGAAVVWCAALACARAALRADHAGHGTGSRATPPPRRPLLIMNPASGGGKVGRFDLVRRAEALGCRVVLLDVSQHQDVAAIARQALADGADLLGVAGGDGTQALVAGVAAAHGVPFLVISAGTRNHFALDLGLDREDPSRCLDALADGVELRVDLGEVAGRTFVNNASFGVYAEIVQRPEYRDAKAATTLAELPDLLTGYSGAKLTARVDGVVLPEPQALLVSSNPYDTGWYGSGRRPRLDTGELGVIGLTVRTAAQAADLALLGEQSRTLTAMTAQEVVVTADTETIGVGVDGEALTLAVPVRCRIVPGALRVRVPRERPGVAPARQRVDWRRLGALALGRSGSSGAA, encoded by the coding sequence ATGGGCTCCCAGCGGCGGGCACACCGGCTGGCCCGCACCGCCTTCGCGCTCGGCCTCGCCGCCGTAGGACTCCTGATCACGGCCACGGGGCTCGGCGGCGCCGTAGCCGTCGCGCTGATCGCGGTCGCGGCGCTCGCGCTGGCCGCGGTCGGCGGATGGTGGGCGCTGACCCACCACGGCATAGCGCGGGCCGCGGGCCTGGTGATCGCGATCGGCGCGCTGGTGGCGATGGTCGTGCTCTACGCCGGCTCGACCGTCCGCTGGCTCGTCGTCCTGGGCGCCGCCGTAGTCTGGTGCGCCGCTCTGGCCTGCGCCCGCGCCGCGCTGCGCGCCGACCACGCCGGCCACGGCACGGGGAGCCGGGCCACGCCGCCGCCGCGCCGTCCGCTGCTGATCATGAATCCGGCCTCCGGCGGCGGCAAGGTCGGGCGGTTCGATTTGGTTCGGCGAGCCGAGGCGCTCGGCTGCCGGGTGGTGCTGCTGGACGTCTCGCAGCACCAGGACGTCGCCGCCATCGCCCGGCAGGCGCTCGCCGACGGCGCGGACCTGCTCGGTGTGGCCGGCGGCGACGGCACGCAGGCCCTGGTCGCCGGGGTCGCCGCCGCGCACGGCGTGCCCTTCCTGGTGATCTCGGCCGGCACCCGCAACCACTTCGCCCTGGACCTCGGTCTGGACCGCGAGGATCCGAGCCGCTGCCTGGACGCCCTCGCCGACGGCGTCGAACTGCGCGTCGACCTCGGCGAGGTGGCAGGGCGGACCTTCGTGAACAACGCCTCCTTCGGCGTCTACGCCGAGATCGTGCAGCGTCCGGAATACCGGGACGCCAAAGCCGCCACCACGCTCGCCGAACTCCCGGACCTGCTGACGGGTTACTCCGGAGCCAAGCTCACGGCGCGCGTCGACGGCGTCGTGCTGCCGGAGCCGCAGGCCCTGCTGGTGAGCAGCAACCCGTACGACACGGGGTGGTACGGATCAGGCCGCCGCCCCAGGCTGGACACCGGAGAGCTCGGTGTCATCGGGCTGACAGTGCGCACCGCGGCGCAGGCGGCGGACTTGGCCCTGCTCGGCGAACAGTCCCGCACCCTCACCGCGATGACGGCCCAGGAGGTCGTCGTCACCGCCGATACCGAGACGATCGGGGTCGGGGTGGACGGCGAGGCCCTCACGCTCGCCGTTCCGGTCCGCTGCCGCATCGTGCCCGGAGCTCTGCGGGTCCGGGTGCCGCGCGAACGTCCCGGGGTGGCGCCGGCACGGCAGAGGGTCGACTGGCGCCGGCTCGGTGCGCTGGCGCTGGGCCGTTCGGGGTCTTCCGGTGCGGCCTAG
- a CDS encoding DUF7144 family membrane protein, giving the protein MSQTTVPRTASPTPHRAVFAGVLLMLSGVMNVLQGITAIAKDDFYVHIGNYAYKFSLTSWGWIHLILGIAVAIVGWGAYSGARWARVTGVAVVCVAMLGNFLWLPYQPWWAVTLLAIDGFALWSLIGHGDEPARY; this is encoded by the coding sequence ATGAGCCAAACCACGGTTCCCCGCACCGCGTCCCCAACCCCGCACCGCGCGGTCTTCGCCGGCGTGCTGCTGATGCTCTCCGGGGTGATGAACGTCCTCCAGGGGATCACCGCGATCGCCAAAGACGATTTCTACGTGCACATCGGCAACTACGCCTACAAGTTCTCCCTCACCTCCTGGGGCTGGATCCACCTGATCCTCGGTATCGCGGTCGCGATCGTCGGCTGGGGCGCCTACAGCGGAGCCCGCTGGGCCCGCGTCACCGGTGTCGCCGTCGTCTGCGTGGCGATGCTCGGCAACTTCCTGTGGCTGCCGTATCAGCCCTGGTGGGCCGTGACCCTCCTCGCGATCGACGGTTTCGCGCTCTGGTCTCTCATCGGGCATGGCGACGAGCCGGCACGGTACTGA
- a CDS encoding SHOCT domain-containing protein — MMGLLRGVARTAVVAGTATAVSNRVSRRQGGRWAQQEAAAQPAQAPPPAAAPAPAPQTPQAPSMDDKLAQLKDLGDLKESGVLSEAEFAAQKQKILGT; from the coding sequence ATCATGGGTTTGCTCAGAGGAGTCGCGCGCACCGCGGTGGTCGCGGGTACGGCGACAGCGGTGTCCAACAGGGTGTCGCGGCGACAGGGCGGGCGCTGGGCCCAGCAGGAGGCGGCGGCGCAGCCGGCGCAAGCGCCTCCGCCGGCCGCCGCGCCGGCTCCGGCACCCCAGACGCCCCAGGCGCCGTCGATGGACGACAAGCTCGCCCAGTTGAAGGACCTCGGCGATCTGAAGGAAAGCGGTGTTCTCTCCGAGGCGGAGTTCGCAGCGCAGAAGCAGAAGATCCTGGGGACCTGA
- a CDS encoding DUF6325 family protein has translation MSDDLELGPVDYLVVEFPRTDMHGEGMPLLVDLVERGIIRILDLTFVAKDEDGSVTVLDLADEGADGRLELSVFQGAASGLLGEEEIAEATSVMTPGTSAGILVYENTWAAPFVGALRRNGAQVVATGRIPVTDLLEALETTGSGG, from the coding sequence ATGAGCGACGATCTCGAACTCGGACCCGTCGACTATCTCGTCGTCGAGTTCCCCCGCACGGACATGCACGGTGAAGGCATGCCGCTCCTGGTCGACCTGGTGGAGCGCGGCATCATCCGGATCCTGGACCTCACCTTCGTGGCCAAGGACGAGGACGGGTCGGTGACGGTGCTCGATCTCGCCGACGAGGGCGCAGACGGACGGCTCGAACTGTCCGTCTTCCAAGGCGCCGCCTCCGGGCTGCTCGGCGAGGAGGAGATCGCCGAAGCCACCTCGGTCATGACGCCGGGGACCTCGGCCGGGATCTTGGTGTACGAGAACACCTGGGCCGCACCGTTCGTCGGCGCTTTACGGCGCAACGGGGCGCAGGTCGTCGCCACCGGCCGGATCCCGGTGACCGACCTGCTCGAAGCCCTCGAGACCACCGGTTCCGGCGGCTGA
- a CDS encoding SHOCT domain-containing protein: MSHPLLNAFWMIFWFFLWIMWFMLLWRIISDVFGDHDLSGWAKTGWIIFVCVLPFLGVFIYLIVRGKSMTARQIQRAQANQQQFDDYVRQTASTTPSNSAEELSKLATLKADGVLSEAEFQQAKQKILA, translated from the coding sequence ATGTCTCATCCCCTGCTCAACGCGTTCTGGATGATCTTCTGGTTCTTCCTGTGGATCATGTGGTTCATGCTGCTGTGGCGCATCATCTCCGACGTCTTCGGGGACCACGACCTGAGCGGTTGGGCCAAGACCGGCTGGATCATCTTCGTGTGCGTCCTGCCGTTCCTGGGCGTGTTCATCTACCTCATCGTCCGCGGGAAGTCGATGACCGCCCGGCAGATCCAGCGGGCCCAGGCGAACCAGCAGCAGTTCGACGACTACGTGCGCCAGACCGCCTCGACGACCCCGAGCAACAGCGCCGAGGAGTTGTCCAAGCTCGCCACGCTGAAGGCCGACGGCGTCCTCAGCGAGGCGGAGTTCCAGCAGGCCAAGCAGAAGATCCTCGCCTGA
- a CDS encoding APC family permease — MTSMDVPLEGAGGRRRAAVAKAVAKPRLTWLTLAFMTTSSVASLRASPTMAVYGLACIFLYVVPAIVFLLPTALVSAELASGWDGGVYNWVAQGLSKRLGFLAVWCQFAMTIFYYPTLLGYVASTIAYVINPQLADNGLYTAIVIMVVYWSGVWISSRGTSGVGGMASFGLIIGTLIPGVLLVVLGIVFLGQGNPSAAPMNAGSIFPQWTGVASLVLIVNNFLSYSGMEMNAVHVSSLKNPGKEFPKSMFLAMGLVLLIFILPALAISWVVPSAQLSLTAGVMQAFDAFFQYFSIGWLTPLVAVGLVAASVGGMLTWLAGPSKGLLMISRQEGYLPPYLQKLNKNGVQQNILVAQGAVTTLIALMYALIPSVSGAYWIFSVITTQVYLIMYLLMFVAAMRLRKLQPDHPRGFRAPLLGPLCVMGLLASAAAMVIGFVPSSQFGSGSVWSYVLIIAGGLLLLGFLIPFGFLKARKPSWRRADGEPAAEGGA; from the coding sequence ATGACGTCGATGGATGTCCCCCTTGAGGGGGCGGGCGGGAGGCGGCGCGCAGCCGTCGCGAAGGCGGTCGCCAAGCCGCGCCTGACGTGGCTGACGCTCGCGTTCATGACCACCAGTTCGGTGGCCAGCCTGCGGGCCTCGCCGACGATGGCCGTCTACGGTCTGGCCTGCATCTTCCTGTACGTCGTGCCGGCGATCGTGTTCCTGCTGCCCACGGCGCTGGTCTCGGCCGAGTTGGCGTCGGGCTGGGACGGCGGGGTCTACAACTGGGTCGCCCAAGGCTTGTCGAAGCGGCTGGGCTTCCTGGCGGTGTGGTGCCAGTTCGCGATGACGATCTTCTACTATCCGACGCTGCTCGGGTATGTCGCCAGCACCATCGCCTACGTGATCAATCCCCAGCTGGCCGACAACGGCCTCTACACCGCGATCGTCATCATGGTCGTGTACTGGTCCGGGGTGTGGATCTCCTCGCGCGGGACCAGCGGGGTCGGCGGGATGGCCTCGTTCGGGCTGATCATCGGCACGCTGATCCCCGGCGTACTGCTGGTCGTGCTGGGCATCGTCTTCCTCGGCCAGGGCAACCCCTCCGCCGCGCCGATGAACGCCGGCTCCATCTTCCCGCAATGGACGGGAGTGGCGAGCCTGGTGCTGATCGTCAACAACTTCCTGAGCTACTCCGGCATGGAGATGAACGCGGTGCACGTCTCCTCGCTGAAGAACCCGGGCAAGGAGTTCCCCAAGTCGATGTTCCTGGCGATGGGACTGGTGCTGCTGATCTTCATCCTGCCGGCGCTGGCGATCAGCTGGGTGGTGCCCTCGGCGCAGCTGAGTCTCACGGCCGGCGTGATGCAGGCGTTCGACGCCTTCTTCCAGTACTTCAGCATCGGCTGGCTGACGCCGCTGGTGGCGGTCGGGCTGGTGGCGGCGTCCGTCGGCGGCATGCTGACCTGGCTGGCCGGACCGTCCAAAGGGCTGTTGATGATCTCGCGCCAGGAGGGCTACCTGCCTCCGTACCTGCAGAAGCTCAACAAGAACGGCGTCCAGCAGAACATCCTGGTCGCCCAGGGCGCCGTGACCACGCTGATCGCGCTGATGTACGCGCTGATCCCGAGCGTGTCCGGGGCGTACTGGATCTTCTCGGTGATCACGACGCAGGTCTACCTGATCATGTACCTCCTGATGTTCGTCGCGGCGATGCGCCTGCGCAAGCTGCAGCCGGACCATCCGCGCGGCTTCCGCGCCCCGCTGCTCGGACCCCTGTGCGTGATGGGTCTGCTCGCCTCGGCGGCGGCGATGGTCATCGGGTTCGTGCCCTCCTCGCAGTTCGGCAGCGGCAGCGTCTGGTCCTACGTGCTGATCATCGCCGGCGGCCTGCTCCTGCTCGGGTTCCTCATCCCGTTCGGGTTCCTCAAGGCGCGCAAACCCTCCTGGCGCCGCGCCGATGGGGAGCCGGCAGCCGAGGGCGGTGCGTGA
- a CDS encoding dipeptidase yields the protein MTDDLAGRIAALMPRAKKDLAELVAIASVADPRQYPAENCRQAADWLVAAFTEAGLRDVRLEPTPDGSLAVLGERPAPPGAPTVLLYCHYDVQPPLDDVAWTSPPFELTERDGRWYGRGSADCKGNIVMHLTALRALGEDIGVGLKLVAEGSEEQGTGGLEAFVPPHAAELHADTLLICDTGNAAVGVPTATITLRGMANVVVTVSTLAGDVHSGMFGGPAPDALAALIRMLDSLRGPDGGTRIEGLDGDGIWDGVPYDEDQFRKDAGVLDGVRLTGSGTVADRVWARPAVTVLGIDCPPVVGSAAAVPAKARARVSLRVPPGIDPRAARAALDAHLRKAAPWGAVVDIEDESFGSPFRARTGGKAYAALDRAAREVYDKPLAFLGQGGSIPLCNVLAATYPDAEIILMGVEEPRCAIHAPNESVDPSEIENMAHVEALFLRDYGSGRD from the coding sequence ATGACCGACGACCTCGCCGGGCGGATCGCAGCGCTGATGCCCCGGGCCAAGAAGGATCTGGCCGAGCTGGTGGCCATCGCCTCGGTGGCCGATCCGCGACAGTACCCTGCGGAGAACTGCCGCCAAGCCGCCGACTGGCTGGTCGCGGCGTTCACCGAGGCCGGGCTGCGCGACGTCCGCTTGGAGCCGACCCCGGACGGCAGCCTCGCCGTCCTCGGCGAGCGCCCCGCGCCGCCCGGGGCTCCGACCGTGCTGCTGTACTGCCACTACGACGTCCAGCCGCCGCTGGACGACGTGGCCTGGACCTCGCCGCCGTTCGAACTGACCGAGCGGGACGGCCGCTGGTACGGACGCGGATCAGCGGACTGCAAGGGCAACATCGTCATGCACCTGACGGCGCTGCGCGCTCTGGGCGAGGACATCGGGGTCGGCCTGAAGCTCGTCGCGGAGGGCTCCGAGGAGCAGGGCACCGGCGGCCTGGAGGCCTTCGTCCCGCCGCATGCCGCCGAGCTCCACGCCGACACGCTCCTGATCTGCGACACCGGGAACGCCGCTGTCGGCGTCCCCACGGCGACCATCACGCTGCGCGGCATGGCCAACGTCGTGGTCACCGTCTCCACACTGGCCGGCGACGTCCACTCCGGAATGTTCGGCGGTCCGGCGCCCGACGCCCTCGCCGCGCTGATCCGCATGCTGGATTCGCTCCGCGGTCCGGACGGCGGCACCCGCATCGAAGGGCTGGACGGCGACGGAATCTGGGACGGCGTGCCCTATGACGAAGACCAGTTCCGGAAGGACGCGGGCGTCCTGGACGGCGTTCGGCTGACCGGCTCGGGGACCGTCGCCGACCGGGTCTGGGCGCGCCCGGCGGTCACCGTGCTCGGCATCGACTGCCCGCCTGTGGTCGGGTCCGCCGCCGCTGTGCCCGCGAAGGCGCGCGCCCGGGTGAGTCTGCGGGTGCCGCCGGGGATCGATCCGCGGGCGGCCCGCGCCGCGCTCGACGCGCACCTGCGCAAAGCCGCTCCGTGGGGCGCCGTGGTGGACATCGAGGACGAGAGCTTCGGCTCGCCCTTCCGGGCGCGGACCGGCGGCAAGGCCTATGCCGCGCTGGATCGTGCGGCGCGGGAGGTGTACGACAAGCCTCTGGCATTCCTGGGCCAAGGCGGCTCGATCCCGCTGTGCAACGTCCTGGCCGCGACCTATCCGGACGCCGAGATCATCCTGATGGGCGTCGAGGAACCCCGCTGCGCCATCCACGCCCCGAACGAGAGCGTCGACCCCTCGGAGATCGAGAACATGGCCCATGTCGAAGCGCTCTTCCTGCGCGACTACGGCAGCGGCCGGGACTAG
- a CDS encoding aminopeptidase P family protein — MARPFTADDFDARMRRVAEDCTGAGLSGLIITPGPDLYYLTGYRPVAITERITALVLAPGRQPAMLMPKLERPDVERSVSADRLELSDWADGSDPSTALAPLLPDPRGRYGISDSSWALHLLGMQEALPDSTYSPLTKAMPMMRAVKDEAELERLAAAGKAADDTYFDILQVPFAGRLETEVAADLAASLKRHGHSQVDFTVVGSGPNGANPHHEAGERRIEPGDTVVLDFGGLMDGYGSDTTRTVHVGADVPDEVRKVHDVVRTAQQAAFEAVRPGVGCQEIDRAARKVITEAGYGDYFIHRTGHGIGTTTHEPPYMVEGEAQELVPGMCFSIEPGVYLPGRFGVRIEDIVTVTETGGRRLNNTPHELGTVR, encoded by the coding sequence ATGGCACGTCCCTTCACCGCCGACGACTTCGACGCCCGGATGCGCCGGGTCGCCGAGGACTGCACCGGCGCCGGACTGTCCGGGCTGATCATCACCCCCGGACCGGACCTGTACTACCTCACCGGATACCGGCCCGTGGCCATCACCGAGCGGATCACCGCCCTCGTCCTGGCTCCCGGGCGTCAGCCGGCCATGCTCATGCCCAAGCTGGAGCGTCCCGACGTGGAACGGTCCGTCTCGGCCGACCGCCTGGAGCTGAGCGACTGGGCCGACGGCTCCGATCCGTCCACGGCGCTCGCGCCGCTTCTGCCGGACCCGCGCGGAAGGTACGGCATCTCCGACAGCTCCTGGGCGCTGCACCTGCTGGGCATGCAGGAGGCGCTGCCGGACAGTACCTACTCTCCGCTCACCAAGGCCATGCCCATGATGCGGGCCGTCAAGGACGAAGCGGAGCTGGAGCGCCTGGCCGCGGCTGGCAAAGCCGCCGACGACACCTACTTCGACATCCTCCAGGTTCCCTTCGCCGGCCGCCTGGAGACCGAGGTCGCCGCCGACCTCGCCGCCTCGCTCAAGCGGCACGGCCACTCTCAGGTCGACTTCACCGTGGTCGGCTCCGGACCCAACGGCGCCAACCCGCACCACGAGGCCGGCGAGCGCCGCATCGAACCCGGCGACACGGTCGTCCTGGACTTCGGCGGCCTGATGGACGGCTACGGCTCGGACACCACACGCACCGTGCACGTCGGCGCGGACGTCCCCGACGAGGTGCGGAAGGTCCACGACGTGGTCCGGACCGCGCAGCAGGCCGCGTTCGAGGCCGTGCGTCCCGGCGTCGGCTGCCAGGAGATCGACCGAGCGGCCCGCAAGGTGATCACCGAGGCCGGATACGGCGACTACTTCATCCACCGCACCGGCCACGGCATCGGCACGACGACGCATGAGCCTCCTTACATGGTCGAGGGTGAGGCGCAGGAGCTGGTCCCGGGTATGTGCTTCTCCATCGAACCCGGCGTGTACCTGCCCGGCCGCTTCGGCGTCCGCATCGAGGACATCGTGACGGTGACCGAGACCGGCGGGCGGCGGCTGAACAACACGCCGCACGAGCTCGGGACGGTGCGTTGA
- a CDS encoding MFS transporter, whose protein sequence is MGAGGGSAAAAPSRAAAGVLAATCVSAFVVNANTSAVSILLPAISADTGASLSSLQWAVTGYSLVGAAVIVTSGALGDIFGRRRIFLGGLLLFVASCAMIALAGSGGVVIAGRAIQGAAGSTILACGLSLLSAGISGQAQMRSVSLWGAASAAGAAAGPLLGGVFVNITGWQGLFWVDAGIAAACVPLTLRTVSESRDPNRAKSVDLAGTALIAAVLVPFVFAVTEGADWGWLSAATLACFAISAAAVAGFVVVEKRVRAPLIDLALLRNKYLVGASVAILVVAGCINGVMYICSLYFQNPAALGMTPLEAGFATLPAAAGIVVTAPLVTPFVNKLGARTVIAGGFGIATAGFAALIFVHASWAYAAFVAPLVVLAVGMGLANGPSSSVATNCVSQEQVGAASGISNMGRYVGAAVLTAVTAAIFNSVRLRHQAAGASAADALASGFSRAVIGLALFCAFGIVLSLLVGRIRPAGPPSAVHYAAAAAATSHTIPTTPTGPGGAPYVDDPGGRHVH, encoded by the coding sequence ATGGGTGCCGGCGGCGGGTCCGCGGCGGCGGCTCCGTCCCGCGCGGCGGCGGGAGTGCTGGCAGCCACGTGCGTCTCGGCGTTCGTCGTGAACGCCAACACCTCGGCCGTCAGCATCCTGCTTCCCGCCATCAGCGCGGACACCGGCGCCTCCCTGTCCTCCCTGCAATGGGCCGTGACCGGCTATTCGCTGGTCGGCGCGGCGGTCATCGTCACCTCCGGCGCCCTGGGCGACATCTTCGGCCGGCGCCGGATCTTCCTCGGCGGGCTGCTGCTGTTCGTGGCCTCGTGCGCGATGATCGCGCTGGCCGGCAGCGGCGGCGTGGTGATCGCCGGCCGCGCGATCCAGGGCGCGGCCGGCTCCACGATCCTGGCCTGCGGCCTGAGCCTGTTGTCAGCCGGGATCTCCGGCCAGGCGCAGATGCGCTCGGTGTCGTTGTGGGGAGCCGCCTCGGCGGCCGGGGCGGCCGCCGGGCCGCTGCTCGGCGGCGTGTTCGTGAACATCACGGGCTGGCAAGGGCTGTTCTGGGTCGACGCCGGCATCGCCGCGGCCTGTGTCCCGCTGACCCTGCGCACGGTCTCCGAATCCAGGGACCCCAACCGTGCGAAGTCCGTCGACCTCGCGGGCACGGCGCTGATCGCCGCGGTGCTCGTCCCGTTCGTGTTCGCCGTGACCGAGGGAGCGGACTGGGGCTGGCTCAGCGCCGCGACCCTGGCGTGCTTCGCGATCTCGGCGGCGGCGGTGGCCGGCTTCGTCGTGGTCGAGAAGCGCGTGCGGGCGCCGCTGATCGACTTGGCGCTGCTGCGCAACAAATACCTGGTCGGCGCGAGCGTGGCGATTCTCGTGGTGGCGGGTTGCATCAACGGTGTCATGTACATCTGCAGTCTGTACTTCCAGAACCCCGCGGCGCTGGGCATGACTCCGCTGGAGGCGGGGTTCGCGACCCTTCCCGCCGCGGCCGGCATCGTCGTGACCGCGCCCCTGGTCACCCCGTTCGTCAACAAGCTGGGTGCCCGGACGGTGATCGCCGGAGGCTTCGGGATCGCGACGGCGGGATTCGCCGCACTCATCTTCGTCCACGCGTCCTGGGCCTACGCGGCGTTCGTCGCCCCGCTGGTCGTCCTCGCCGTGGGGATGGGGCTGGCCAACGGTCCCTCGTCCTCGGTCGCCACCAACTGCGTCTCCCAGGAGCAGGTCGGTGCCGCCTCCGGGATCTCCAACATGGGCCGCTACGTCGGCGCGGCGGTCCTCACCGCCGTGACGGCGGCGATCTTCAACTCGGTGCGCCTGCGCCACCAGGCGGCCGGCGCCTCCGCGGCGGACGCGCTGGCCAGCGGTTTCTCCCGCGCGGTCATCGGACTCGCGCTGTTCTGCGCCTTCGGCATCGTGCTGTCGCTGCTCGTCGGCCGTATCCGCCCGGCCGGCCCGCCGTCCGCGGTCCACTACGCCGCCGCCGCCGCGGCGACATCGCACACCATCCCGACGACGCCGACCGGTCCGGGCGGCGCGCCGTACGTCGACGATCCCGGAGGCCGGCATGTCCACTGA